TCGGCCAGCAGCCCCGCCAGATCGTTGTCCAGGTGCTCGGGGCGAAGCGAGTGGCTCAGCTCGACGCGTCGGCCGCGGCGGCGCAGGGCGAAGTGCTCGGTGCGGACGACCGGCCGGGGCGCCGCGCCGTCGCCGCGCGGGCTGCCGCGCACCACCCGGACCAGGTGATCGGCGTACACGCCCGGCGGGTTCGGCGCCAGAGGATCGATACGGCGCGCCGCGACGGCGATGCGGATGCTGGGGACGCTCATGACGGCGGCTCCTCCTGGCGGCGGGTGGGTGCGCTCATCGCCCGGTCGCCTCCGCCGCCATCCGGTGGCTCGTGCGCTGCAGTCCCGTGAGGTCCGCGACCACCCGGACGCGGTCGCAGTACTCCGCGTAGCCGGGCAGGTCGCAGGCGCCGAGGCCCCAGGAGTAGCGGGGTTCCGGGGTCAGCCAGACGGTGTGCCGCACCCGGCGCGTGATCTCGGCGAACGTCTCGGTCCGCGGATCGTTGCCGTTGCCGCGGCCGTCGCCCAGCACCAGGAGGGTCGTACGCCGCCCCAGCGCGGCGGAGTGCTCGCCCAGCAGCAGCTCGAACGTCCTGCCGTAGTCGGAGCGGGCGTCCACGTCGAGGAGTCCGCCGGCCGGCAGTCCGTCGAAGACCAGGCCGAGCGCCCGCTCCAGCGGGTGCTCGGCGAACAGCTCGGTGATCTCGGTGGGCTCGTCGACGAAGGCATAACTGCGGACCTGGCCGAACAGCGACTGCAGACCGTGCACCAGGTGCAGGGTGAAGCGCGCGGTGGCCCGGACCGACAGCGAGACATCCGCGAGGATCACCAGGCGGGGTCGGTCCTCGGCGCGGGTGACGGTGACGGGCCGGAAGGGTACGCCGTCGTAGCGCATGTTGCGGCGCATGGTGCGGCCCGGGTGCACGCGACCGCGCGGGGTGGCGCGCTTGCGGCTGGTCAGGCCGCCGTGCAGGGAGCGGCCGACCCGGCGCAGCGCCTCCTCCAGCTGGGCGCGCTCGTCCTCGTCGACCGTCTCGATCCGGGCGCGCTCGGCGATCCGGGCGGACTCCACGGCCACCGAGCGGAGTTCGGCCAGCCGGTCCAGATGGCGCTTCAGCAGTTCCGGCAGGTTCTCGATCACGCCCGCCAGTTCGGCGCGCCGGAAGCCGGGTCGCTCCTCGGCTTCGTCCTCGGGATCGTCCGTGAGGCGGCCGAGCAGGGCGTCCTGCCCGGCGACGGTCAGTGCCGTGTCGACCGGCTGACCGGTCGACGCCGCGAGCCGGCCGGGAACGCCCGCGCCGTGCAGCCGCAGGGTCTCCAGCTGGACGGCGGCCCCCGGGTCCCGGCCGCTGGTGCCGCCGTCCTGGGAGAGGACGATCTCGTCGGTCAGCGAGGCCAGGTCGATCTTGTTGGCCTCCTGGTGGAGGTTGTATTGCTGGGCCAGGTCCTGCTGGTCGAAGAAGTCCCGGATGTCGGACGGTTTGCCGTGGCTGTGCCCCTGCTCCGGGGTCTTCGAGGGCTCGTCGGAGACGGTGAACGCCTGAAGTTCGCCGGTGTCGGTCAGGTCGTCGTGCTCGTGGCCGTGGCCGTGCCCGTCGGGTTCCCCGGCCACCGGGAGGAGTGAGAAGAACGCGGTGAACAGGTCGTCGAACAGGGCGTGGTCGCGCCGGTCCTTCACCAGCGTCATGCGCAGCGCCTCCCGTAGCCCCTCCCGCTCGCCGAGGAGGCCGGGCTGAGCCGCCCCGCGCATGGCGTCCACGGCCTCCGACACGGAGACCCGCAGCCCGAACAGCCGCAGCACGCGCACGAACCGGTGCACACCCGCTTCCATGTGCGCCTCCCCCGTCAGTCGGCGCGGCGCCGCGCGATGGCGGCGAAGGCGCGGGCGCCCTGGCCGCCACCGGCCGCGGGGCGATTGGTCGGTCCGGCTCCGGGGGCGCCGTAGTAGCCCTCGTCGTGTCGGCCCTGCCGGTCCATGGCGGCCCGGACGGCGCGGCCGTCCACCTCGTCGGGCTCCTCGTGTCCCGGCCCGTGGTGGTGGTGCCCGTGGTGGTGATCGTGGTGGTGATCGTGGTGGTGATCGTCGCCGTCGTGCCGGTGCCCCGGCTCGGGCAGGACCCGGTTCGGGTCGATCAGGCGCGGCAGGACGTCCAGGGCACGGTGCAGGTCGCGCTCGTACTTGAGCACGACGTTGGCCGTGTCGGCGAGCACCGCCGGGTCGAGTTCGTCGACGCCCAGCACGGCGAGGGTGCGGGCCCAGTCGACGGTCTCGGAGATGCTGGGACTCTTTCGCAGTTTCAGGTCGCGCAGGCCCCGTACCACCTGCACCAGATGGCGGGCGGTGGCTTCCGGAAGGCCGGTGTCCTTCGACCGGACGATCTCCAACTCCCGCTCCGCGTCCGGATAGCCGAGGAAGAGGTGCAGGCAGCGCCGCTTGAGCGCGGCGGACAGGTCGCGGGTGTTGTTGGAGGTCAGCACGACATACGGGGGGATCTTCGCGGTGTACGTGCCGATCTCCGGCACCGACACCTGGTACTCGGCCAGGCACTCCAGCAGTACGGCCTCCAGTGCCTCGTCGGCCCGGTCGACCTCGTCGATCAGCAGGACGGCCGGATGCTCGCCGCGTACCGCGTCCAGCAGGGGGCGCGGCGCGAGGAAGCGGTCGGAGAAGAACACGCTGTCCTGCTCCTCGATCCGCTGGACGGCCGCGGCGAGGTCGGGGGCGTCGGCCGTCAGATCGCCGATCTTGTCGCGCAGCATCTGGGTGTACAGCAACTGCTTGCCGTAGTCCCACTCGTACAGCGCCCGGCTCTCGTCCTGGCCCTCGTAGCACTGCAGGCGCAGCAGGCGGCGCCCGGTGACGGCGGCGAGCGTCTTGGCGAGCTCGGTCTTGCCGACACCGGCCGGCCCCTCCAGCAGCACCGGTTTGTCCAGCCGGGTCAGCAGGAAAACGGTCGTGGCGAGCCGCTGGTCGGTGATGTAGCCGTCGGCGGCGAACCGCCGGACCACGTCGTCGACCGAGGCGAACGCGGGAGTGTCGGGGGGCTGGGGTGTAGCGGGCACGGTTCCTCCGTCCGGTGGAGCGGGGGCGGGGGACGGCGATGTCGTC
Above is a genomic segment from Streptomyces sp. SLBN-31 containing:
- a CDS encoding VWA domain-containing protein; the encoded protein is MEAGVHRFVRVLRLFGLRVSVSEAVDAMRGAAQPGLLGEREGLREALRMTLVKDRRDHALFDDLFTAFFSLLPVAGEPDGHGHGHEHDDLTDTGELQAFTVSDEPSKTPEQGHSHGKPSDIRDFFDQQDLAQQYNLHQEANKIDLASLTDEIVLSQDGGTSGRDPGAAVQLETLRLHGAGVPGRLAASTGQPVDTALTVAGQDALLGRLTDDPEDEAEERPGFRRAELAGVIENLPELLKRHLDRLAELRSVAVESARIAERARIETVDEDERAQLEEALRRVGRSLHGGLTSRKRATPRGRVHPGRTMRRNMRYDGVPFRPVTVTRAEDRPRLVILADVSLSVRATARFTLHLVHGLQSLFGQVRSYAFVDEPTEITELFAEHPLERALGLVFDGLPAGGLLDVDARSDYGRTFELLLGEHSAALGRRTTLLVLGDGRGNGNDPRTETFAEITRRVRHTVWLTPEPRYSWGLGACDLPGYAEYCDRVRVVADLTGLQRTSHRMAAEATGR
- a CDS encoding MoxR family ATPase — its product is MPATPQPPDTPAFASVDDVVRRFAADGYITDQRLATTVFLLTRLDKPVLLEGPAGVGKTELAKTLAAVTGRRLLRLQCYEGQDESRALYEWDYGKQLLYTQMLRDKIGDLTADAPDLAAAVQRIEEQDSVFFSDRFLAPRPLLDAVRGEHPAVLLIDEVDRADEALEAVLLECLAEYQVSVPEIGTYTAKIPPYVVLTSNNTRDLSAALKRRCLHLFLGYPDAERELEIVRSKDTGLPEATARHLVQVVRGLRDLKLRKSPSISETVDWARTLAVLGVDELDPAVLADTANVVLKYERDLHRALDVLPRLIDPNRVLPEPGHRHDGDDHHHDHHHDHHHGHHHHGPGHEEPDEVDGRAVRAAMDRQGRHDEGYYGAPGAGPTNRPAAGGGQGARAFAAIARRRAD